A genomic region of Zalophus californianus isolate mZalCal1 chromosome 11, mZalCal1.pri.v2, whole genome shotgun sequence contains the following coding sequences:
- the ATG2A gene encoding autophagy-related protein 2 homolog A isoform X2, giving the protein MSRWLWPWSNCVKERVCRYLLHHYLGHFFQEHLSLDQLSLDLYKGSVALRDIHLEIWSVNEVLESIESPLELVEGFVGSIEVAVPWAALLTDHCTVHVSGLQLTLQPRRGPGPGAADSQSWASCMTTSLQLAQECLRDGLPEPSEPPQPLEGLEMFAQTIETVLRRIKVTFLDTVVRVEHSPGDGEHGVAVEVHVQRLEYCDEAVRDPSQAPPVDVHQPPAFLHKLLQLAGVRLHFEELPPQEDPPKPPLQIGSCSGYMELTVKLKQNEAFPGPKLEVAGQLGSLHLLLTPQQLQQLQELLSAMSLADPDDLVDKLNKSRPLGAEDLWLIEQDLNQQLQAGAVAEPLSPEPLTNPLVNLDNTDLFFSMAGLTSSVASALSELSLSDVDLGPSVHSDMAPCRLSAHAHPAGKTAPTPLPDTLRPDSLVKMTLGGMTLTLLQTSAPSSGPPDLTTHFFAEFDATKDAPFGSRDFHHLRPRFQRACPRSHVRLTGTAVQLSWELRTGRGRRTTSTQVHFGQLEVLECLWPRDTSEAEYTEILSFPSTLSSQASARPCAHLRHTQTLRRMSKSRPRRPAAYHCHSELALDLADFQADVELGALDRLAALLHLATIPPPEPPAGLLTEPAPAAEQQTVVRLSAPRATLQLRFPIADLRPERDPWAGRAVRAEQLRLELSEPQFRSELNSGPGPPGPTRLELTCSDLHGTYEDGEKPPIPCLRVSKALDPKSPGRKYFLPQVVVTLRPQLSSAQWEVAPEKGELLELSAESPCELREPEPSPFSSKRTMYETEEMVIPGDPEEMRTFQSRALALSRCSLEVLLPSAHIFLPSKEVYESLYNRINNDLLMWEPADLLPTPDPAAHPAGFPGPSGFWHDNFKMCKSAFKLDSDSDDEDAHFFSVGASGAPQPPAPESPSPRSQSTFSTLVTVLKGRITALCETKDEVGRRLETSHGELVLDVEQGTIFSVSQYRGQPGLGYFCLEAEKAKLYHRAVVDDHLLPSRLELPNFAPPAQLAPTIYPSEEGVTERGASGPKGQGRGPHMLSTAVRIHLDPHKNVKEFLVTLRLHRATLRHFMALPEQSWHSQLLEFLDVLDDPVLGYLPPTVITVLHTHLFSCAVDYRPLYLPVRVLVTAETFTLSSNIIMDTSTFLLRFILDDSALYLSDKCEVETPDLQRDYVCVLDVDLLELVIKTWKGSTEGKLNQPLFELRCSNNVVHVHSCADSCALLVNLLQYVTSEGDLHPPPRAPSPTEIAGQKLSESPASLPSCPPVETALINQRDLADALLDTERSLRELTQPSGGPPPQASPVSVYLFPGERSGAQPHSPPVVPPAGSLGSCSEAKEDEKEEGDGDTLDSDEFCILDAPGLGIPPRDGEPVVTQLHPGPIVVQDGYFSRPLGSTDLLRAPAHFPVPSSRVVLREVSLVWHLYGGRDFGPHPGPRARGSFMGPRGSPSRCSGPNRPQNSWRTQGGTGRQHHVLMEIQLSKVSFQHEVYPVEPATGPAAPSQELEERPLSRQVFIVQELEVRDRLASSQINKFLYLHTSERMPRRAHSNMLTIKALHVAPTTNLGGPECCLRVSLMPLRLNVDQDALLFLKDFFTSLVASINPMVSAETSAEARPETRVQPGSLQEGRPEDAEMTGSQEAAGGGPSSSAEQQPIYFREFRFTSEVPIWLDYHGKHVTMDQVGTFAGLLIGLAQLNCSELKLKRLCCRHGLLGVDKVLGYALNEWLQDIRKNQLPGLLGGVGPMHSVVQLFQGFRDLLWLPIEQYRRDGRLMRGLQRGAASFGSSTASAALELSNRLVQAIQATAETVYDILSPAAPIARSLQDKRSVRRLRRGHQPADLREGVAKAYDTVREGILDTAQTICDVASRGHEQKGLTGAVGGVIRQLPPTVVKPLILATEATSSLLGGMRNQILPDAHKDHALKWRSDEGQD; this is encoded by the exons ATGTCACGATGGCTGTGGCCATGGTCGAACTGTGTGAAAGAGCGGGTATGCCGCTACTTGCTGCACCACTACTTGGGTCACTTCTTCCAGGAGCACCTCAGCCTGGATCAGCTCAGCCTCGACTTGTACAAGGGCAGTGTTGCCCTGCGGGATATCCACCTGGAGATCTGG TCTGTGAACGAAGTGCTGGAGTCCATAGAATCACCCTTAGAGCTGGTGGAAGGCTTCGTGGGCTCTATCGAGGTGGCCGTGCCCTGGGCTGCGCTGCTCACTGACCACTGCACCGTGCACGTGTCAGGCCTCCAGCTCACCCTGCAGCCTCGTCGGGGCCCAG GGCCAGGGGCTGCTGACTCTCAGAGCTGGGCCTCATGCATGACCACGAGCTTGCAGCTGGCTCAGGAGTGCCTTCGGGACGGGCTGCCCGAGCCCTCGgagcccccacagcccctggagGGACTGGAAATGTTTGCCCAGACCATTGAGACTG TGCTGCGAAGGATCAAGGTGACCTTCCTGGACACTGTCGTGAGGGTGGAGCACTCGCCGGGTGATGGGGAGCATGGCGTGGCAGTAGAAGTCCATGTACAGAG ACTGGAGTACTGTGATGAGGCAGTGCGGGACCCAAGCCAGGCGCCTCCAGTGGACGTGCACCAGCCTCCTGCCTTTCTGCACAAACTGCTGCAGCTGGCAGGAGTCCGCCTGCACTTCGAGGAGCTACCCCCGCAG GAAGATCCCCCGAAACCCCCCTTGCAGATCGGCAGCTGCTCAGGGTATATGGAATTGACGGTGAAATTGAAGCAGAATGAGGCCTTCCCAGGCCCCAAG CTGGAGGTGGCTGGACAGCTGGGCTCCTTGCACCTGCTCCTGACGCCTCAGCAGCTCCAGCAGCTTCAAGAACTGCTCAGTGCCATGAGCCTCGCAG ACCCTGACGACCTGGTTGACAAGCTGAACAAGAGCCGCCCGCTCGGTGCTGAAGACCTGTGGCTGATTGAGCAGGACCTGAACCAGCAGCTTCAGGCAGGGGCTGTGGCTGAGCCCCTCAGCCCAGAACCCCTTACCAACCCTCTTGTCAACCTGGACAACACTG ACCTCTTCTTCTCCATGGCGGGCCTCACGAGCAGTGTGGCCTCAGCCCTCTCTGAGCTCTCCCTCTCGGATGTAGACCTGGGACCCTCTGTGCACAGCGACATGGCCCCCTGCCGGCTCTCTGCCCATGCCCACCCAGCTG GCAAGACGGCCCCCACGCCCCTCCCGGATACCCTGCGCCCTGACTCGCTGGTGAAGATGACCTTGGGGGGCATGACCCTGACCTTGCTGCAGACGTCTGCCCCATCTTCCGGACCACCTGACCTCACCACCCACTTTTTTGCGGAGTTTGATGCCACCAAGGATGCGCCCTTCGGCTCCCGTGACTTCCACCATCTCCGACCGCGCTTCCAGAGGGCCTGTCCCCGTAGCCATGTCCG GCTAACGGGGACAGCTGTGCAGCTGTCCTGGGAGCTGCGGACAGGCAGGGGCCGAAGGACTACCAGCACACAGGTGCACTTTGGGCAGCTCGAGGTGCTGGAGTGCCTGTGGCCCAGGGACACGTCAGAGGCCGAGTACACAGAG ATCCTGAGCTTCCCCAGCACCCTAAGTTCCCAGGCCTCAGCTCGGCCCTGTGCCCACCTGCGTCACACACAGACTCTCCGCCGGATGTCCAAG AGCCGACCCCGGCGCCCCGCTGCCTACCATTGCCACTCAGAACTGGCCCTGGACCTGGCTGACTTCCAGGCAGATGTGGAGCTGGGGGCCCTGGACCGGCTTGCTGCTCTGCTGCACCTGGCTACCATACCCCCTCCTGAGCCACCTGCCGGCCTCCTG ACAGAACCCGCACCAGCTGCCGAGCAGCAGACGGTGGTGCGGCTCTCAGCACCCCGGGCCACGCTGCAGCTGCGCTTCCCCATTGCCGACCTGCGGCCCGAGCGGGACCCCTGGGCAGGCCGGGCTGTGCGGGCCGAGCAGCTGCGGCTGGAGCTGAGTGAGCCCCAGTTCCGGTCAGAGTTGAACAGCGGTCCCGGCCCCCCCGGCCCCACCCGCCTGGAACTTACCTGCTCCGACTTGCATG GCACTTACGAAGATGGAGAGAAGCCACCCATCCCCTGCCTGCGGGTCTCCAAAGCCCTGGATCCCAAGAGCCCTGGGCGCAAATACTTCCTGCCCCA GGTAGTGGTGACTCTGCGGCCCCAGCTCAGCAGCGCACAGTGGGAAGTGGCCCCTGAGAAGGGAGAGCTGCTGGAGCTGTCAGCTGAGAGTCCATGTGAGCTGCGGGAGCCTGAGCCCTCGCCCTTCTCCTCTAAGAGGACCATGTACGAGACGGAGGAG ATGGTGATTCCTGGAGACCCTGAGGAGATGAGGACCTTCCAGAGCCGGGCCCTGGCGCTGTCGCGCTGCAGCCTGGAAGTGCTCCTGCCCAGCGCCCACATCTTCCTGCCCAGCAAGGAGGTCTACGAGAGCCTCTATAACAG GATCAACAACGACCTGCTCATGTGGGAGCCTGCGGACCTGCTTCCCACCCCTGACCCCGCCGCTCACCCTGCTGGTTTCCCGGGCCCCTCAGGCTTCTGGCACGACAACTTCAAGATGTGCAAGTCAGCCTTCAAGCTGG ACTCAGACTCGGATGATGAGGATGCCCACTTCTTCTCAGTAGGGGCATCAGGcgctccccagccccctgcccctgagTCCCCAAGTCCTCGCTCCCAGAGTACCTTCTCTACACTGGTGACAGTGCTGAAGGGTCGGATCACAGCCCTCTGTGAGACTAAG GACGAGGTTGGGAGGCGGCTAGAGACCTCACACGGGGAACTGGTGTTGGATGTGGAGCAAGGCACCATCTTCAGCGTCTCCCAGTATCGAGGCCAGCCGGGACTCGGCTACTTCTGCCTAGAAGCCGAGAAGGCCAAGCTCTACCACCGAG CGGTTGTGGATGACCACCTGCTGCCCAGTCGCCTGGAGCTGCCCAACTTTGCTCCTCCGGCCCAGCTGGCCCCAACCATCTACCCATCGGAGGAAGGGGTGACCGAACGGGGAGCCTCGGGCCCCAAGGGCCAGGGCCGCGGTCCCCACATGCTGTCCACGGCTGTGCGCATCCATCTGGACCCCCACAAGAATGTCAAG GAGTTCCTGGTGACACTGAGGCTCCACAGGGCCACCCTGCGCCACTTCATGGCTTTACCAGAACAAAGTTGGCACTCCCAG CTGTTGGAGTTCTTAGATGTGCTTGATGACCCAGTGCTGGGCTACCTGCCCCCTACCGTCATTACTGTCCTACACACTCACCTGTTCTCCTGCGCCGTGGACTACAG GCCCCTCTACCTCCCTGTGCGTGTCCTTGTCACCGCTGAGACCTTCACCCTCTCCAGCAACATCATCATGGACACCTCCACCTTCCTGCTCAG GTTCATCCTGGACGACTCAGCCTTATACCTGTCCGACAAGTGTGAGGTGGAGACGCCGGATCTGCAGCgag ATTATGTCTGTGTCTTGGATGTTGACCTTCTGGAGCTTGTGATTAAAACCTGGAAGGGGAGCACCGAGGGCAAACTG AACCAGCCGCTGTTCGAACTGCGTTGCTCCAACAACGTGGTGCACGTGCACAGCTGCGCAGATTCCTGTGCCCTGCTGGTCAACCTGCTCCAGTACGTAACGAGTGAGGGCGACCTAcacccccctccccgggcccccAGCCCCACGGAGATCGCCGGCCAGAAG CTCTCCGagagccctgcctccctgccctcctgccctccagtGGAGACGGCCCTCATCAACCAGCGGGACCTGGCCGACGCCCTCTTGGACACTGAGCGCAGCTTGCGGGAGCTGACCCAGCCTTcag GTGGCCCCCCCCCTCAGGCCTCGCCTGTGTCAGTCTACCTATTCCCAGGTGAACGGAGTGGGGCCCAGCCCCACTCGCCCCCTGTTGTGCCCCCCGCTGGCAGCTTGGGGTCCTGCTCGGAGGCCAAGGAAgatgaaaaggaagagggagatggagacaCTCTGGACAGTGACGAGTTCTGCATCCTTGATGCTCCTGGCTTGGGCATCCCG CCCCGAGATGGGGAGCCCGTGGTGACACAGCTGCATCCAGGCCCCATTGTCGTGCAGGACGGGTACTTCTCACGGCCCCTGGGCAGCACGGATCTGCTGCGGGCGCCTGCCCACTTCCCCGTGCCTAGCAGCCGTGTGGTGCTCCGTGAGGTCTCGCTCGTCTGGCACCTCTATGGGGGCAGGGACTTcggcccccaccctggccccag GGCAAGAGGCAGCTTCATGGGCCCCAGGGGCTCTCCTTCCCGCTGCTCCGGCCCCAACCGGCCCCAGAACTCTTGGCGTACACAGGGGGGCACTGGGAGGCAGCACCACGTCCTCATGGAGATCCAGCTCAGCAAG GTAAGCTTCCAGCACGAGGTGTACCCGGTGGAGCCAGCCACAGGCCCTGCGGCCCCCAGCCAGGAGCTCGAGGAGCGGCCCCTGTCCCGCCAGGTGTTCATTGTGCAGGAGCTGGAGGTCCGGGACCGGCTGGCCTCCTCCCAGATCAACAAGTTCCTGTACCTGCACACGAGTGAGCGGATGCCACGTCGCGCCCACTCCAACATG ctcacCATCAAAGCACTGCACGTGGCCCCCACAACCAACCTGGGGGGGCCTGAGTGCTGTCTCCGGGTCTCGCTGATGCCCCTGCGGCTCAACGTGGACCAG GACGCCCTGCTCTTCCTCAAGGACTTCTTCACCAGCTTGGTGGCTAGCATCAATCCCATGGTCTCTGCAGAGACGTCCGCTGAGG CTCGCCCTGAGACCCGAGTCCAGCCCGGCAGCCTCCAGGAGGGCCGGCCTGAGGACGCCGAGATGACCGGCTCCCAGGAGGCCGCGGGTGGTGGACCCAGCTCCTCTGCTGAGCAGCAGCCTATCTACTTCAG GGAGTTCCGCTTCACGTCCGAGGTGCCTATCTGGTTGGATTACCACGGCAAGCACGTCACCATGGACCAGGTG GGCACTTTCGCTGGCCTCCTCATCGGCCTGGCCCAGCTCAACTGCTCCGAGCTGAAGCTGAAGCGGCTTTGTTGCCGACATGG actCCTGGGTGTGGACAAGGTGCTGGGCTACGCTCTCAATGAGTGGCTGCAGGATATCCGCAAGAACCAGCTGCCCGGCCTGCTGGGGGGTGTAGGCCCCATGCACTCAGTTGTCCAGCTCT TTCAAGGGTTCCGGGACCTGCTTTGGCTGCCCATCGAGCAGTACAGGAGGGACGGGCGCCTCATGCGGGGGCTGCAGCGGGGGGCTGCCTCCTTTGGCTCGTCCACGGCCTCGGCCGCCCTGGAACTCAGCAACCGGCTGGTGCAGGCTATCCAG GCCACAGCTGAGACCGTGTACGACATCCTGTCCCCGGCAGCGCCCATCGCCCGCTCCCTGCAGGACAAGCGCTCGGTGCGAAGGCTCCGAAGGGGCCACCAGCCTGCTGACCTCCGGGAGGGTGTGGCGAAGGCCTATGACACGGTTCGAGAG GGCATCCTGGACACGGCTCAGACCATCTGTGATGTGGCATCTCGGGGCCACGAGCAGAAGGGGCTGACGGGCGCCGTGGGCGGCGTGATCCGCCAGCTGCCCCCAACCGTGGTGAAGCCCCTCATTCTAGCCACCGAGGCCACGTCCAGTCTGCTCGGGGGGATGCGAAACCAGATCCTCCCCGACGCACACAAGGACCACGCTCTCAAGTGGCGTTCGGACGAAGGCCAGGACTGA